A section of the Deltaproteobacteria bacterium genome encodes:
- a CDS encoding tryptophanase, whose product MKFKTIIEPFRIKTIQPIRQTTEAERSEALKNASYNLFQVHADDVLIDLLTDSGTGALSDQQWSAMMRGDESYAGSPSYFRFEKAVREIMDFAHIIPTHQGRAAENILFTSLVGPGQVVPSNTHFDTTRANIEAMKATALDLLIPDGHQPSSQHLFKGNMCIKSLEQVIEKEGVKNIPLIMVTITNNSGGGQPVSLENIKQISAVARHHKIPFFIDACRFAENSWFIKKREHGYQDCSPLEIAQKIFSLADGCTMSAKKDGMVNIGGFLCLNQDSVAERCRTHLIQTEGFPTYGGLAGYDLEALAVGIKESLDPHYLEYRIQSIAYLGERLTKAGIPIVLPTGGHAIYIDALQMLPHLKPTQYPAWALANQLYLSGGIRSVEIGTVMFGLQPDGTEKAAPMELVRLAFPRRTYTQSHVDYVIEVLTHVDSIKDQIPGYQIISTPRPLRHFTANLKPLKLNPAA is encoded by the coding sequence GTGAAATTCAAAACAATCATTGAGCCTTTTAGAATCAAGACCATTCAACCAATACGCCAAACGACTGAAGCAGAACGCTCGGAGGCACTAAAGAACGCCTCCTACAATCTCTTTCAGGTACACGCTGATGACGTGCTTATTGACCTCCTAACAGACAGTGGAACCGGAGCGCTTTCTGACCAACAATGGTCCGCTATGATGCGTGGAGACGAATCTTACGCCGGTTCACCATCCTATTTTCGGTTTGAAAAAGCTGTCCGTGAAATCATGGACTTTGCCCATATCATCCCCACGCACCAAGGAAGAGCTGCAGAAAATATTCTATTTACTTCTTTGGTTGGCCCTGGACAGGTGGTTCCGAGCAACACCCACTTTGACACTACGCGCGCAAACATCGAGGCAATGAAAGCAACGGCGTTAGACTTGCTTATACCAGACGGACACCAGCCGAGTTCTCAGCACCTTTTTAAAGGGAATATGTGTATTAAATCACTGGAGCAAGTGATCGAAAAGGAGGGTGTGAAAAACATCCCACTGATCATGGTCACGATCACTAATAATTCAGGAGGTGGTCAACCCGTTAGCTTGGAAAATATCAAGCAGATTAGTGCGGTCGCACGCCATCATAAAATTCCATTTTTTATTGACGCTTGCCGCTTCGCTGAAAACAGCTGGTTCATAAAAAAACGCGAGCATGGCTACCAAGATTGCTCTCCTCTGGAAATTGCCCAGAAGATTTTTTCATTGGCCGATGGTTGTACAATGAGCGCAAAAAAGGATGGAATGGTCAACATTGGCGGATTTCTTTGCCTCAACCAAGATTCCGTCGCAGAGCGATGTCGTACCCACTTAATACAAACTGAAGGGTTTCCAACCTACGGTGGACTGGCCGGATACGACCTGGAAGCATTGGCAGTAGGCATCAAAGAATCTCTGGATCCTCACTACTTAGAATATAGGATCCAATCGATAGCTTATCTTGGAGAAAGATTAACCAAGGCGGGGATTCCTATCGTGCTTCCAACCGGTGGACATGCAATCTATATCGACGCTTTGCAGATGCTCCCCCACCTTAAGCCAACACAGTATCCAGCTTGGGCTCTGGCCAACCAGCTTTACCTATCAGGTGGGATTCGCAGCGTTGAAATTGGAACTGTGATGTTTGGTCTCCAACCGGATGGAACCGAGAAAGCAGCACCTATGGAACTTGTGCGTTTAGCCTTCCCAAGGCGCACTTACACACAGAGCCACGTAGACTATGTTATTGAAGTACTTACTCACGTAGATAGTATTAAAGACCAGATTCCGGGTTATCAAATTATCTCAACGCCGCGCCCGCTTCGACATTTTACGGCGAACCTCAAGCCACTGAAATTGAATCCGGCCGCTTGA